The following coding sequences are from one Pseudonocardia sp. HH130630-07 window:
- a CDS encoding ATP-dependent Clp protease proteolytic subunit, with amino-acid sequence MRSGHSVMSLSDSVYERLLQQRIIVLGQQVDSEISNRIAAQMLLLAAEDPETDIQLYINSPGGSVNDGMAVFDTMNLIPCDVATFAMGMAASMGQFLLSAGTPGKRHALPHARIMMHQPSGGIGGTEADITILAEQLRRTKREMAELIAQHTGQTPETIERDSDRDRWFSAQEAKDYGFVDHVVSHVGRIVGSQNGSA; translated from the coding sequence ATGCGGTCCGGACACAGCGTGATGTCGCTGTCGGACTCGGTGTACGAGCGGCTGCTCCAGCAGCGGATCATCGTGCTCGGGCAGCAGGTGGACTCGGAGATCTCGAACCGGATCGCGGCGCAGATGCTGCTGCTCGCGGCCGAGGACCCCGAGACCGACATCCAGCTCTACATCAACTCGCCGGGCGGTTCGGTCAACGACGGCATGGCCGTCTTCGACACGATGAACCTGATCCCGTGCGACGTGGCGACCTTCGCCATGGGCATGGCGGCGTCGATGGGGCAGTTCCTGCTCTCCGCGGGCACCCCGGGCAAGCGGCACGCGCTGCCGCACGCGCGGATCATGATGCACCAGCCGTCCGGCGGCATCGGCGGCACCGAGGCCGACATCACCATCCTGGCCGAGCAGCTCCGCCGCACCAAGCGGGAGATGGCCGAGCTGATCGCCCAGCACACCGGGCAGACGCCGGAGACCATCGAGCGGGACTCCGACCGCGACCGCTGGTTCTCCGCGCAGGAGGCCAAGGACTACGGCTTCGTCGACCACGTGGTGTCCCACGTCGGACGCATCGTCGGCTCGCAGAACGGGAGCGCCTGA
- the tig gene encoding trigger factor: MKSTVEHLSPTRVRINVEVPFDELKPDFDRAYKKIAQQVRIPGFRPGKAPARILEARIGRGPVLDEVVNNAIPAKYQEAMVSADDVKPIGRPDIEVTEIADGERLAFTAEVDVRPEIELPELDGLAVEVDETEVTDDEVTEQLDQLRARFGTLAGVERPAATGDYVQIDLSAAVDGTEIEEAATTGFSYEVGQGGLVDGIDEALKGMSAGEEKTFTSKLVAGEHADRDADITVKVTTVKERHLPEADDEFAQLASEFDTLDELTADLRERLGRSKRMEQAGQARDRLLDRLVEGARVGDDTVPVPESIVQAEVDNRLHDAVHAFDHDEERFAEFLSTQDKTREQFDAESREEAEKAVRYRLVLDALADSEEVSVNDQEITERILYQAQQYGMAPEQFVQQIQQAGQIGAIYQDVRRSKALITAVRSASVTTPDGTAVDLSDLLGDDDAQAPADSDDTADDTAAPAADESAEKAEAKA, from the coding sequence GTGAAGAGCACCGTCGAGCACCTCAGCCCGACGCGCGTCCGAATCAACGTCGAGGTGCCGTTCGACGAGCTCAAGCCCGACTTCGACCGCGCGTACAAGAAGATCGCCCAGCAGGTCCGGATCCCCGGTTTCCGGCCGGGCAAGGCCCCGGCCCGCATCCTGGAGGCCAGGATCGGGCGGGGCCCGGTGCTCGACGAGGTCGTGAACAACGCGATCCCGGCGAAGTACCAGGAGGCCATGGTCTCCGCCGACGACGTCAAGCCGATCGGCCGCCCGGACATCGAGGTCACCGAGATCGCCGACGGCGAGCGCCTGGCGTTCACCGCCGAGGTCGACGTCCGCCCGGAGATCGAGCTGCCCGAGCTGGACGGCCTGGCCGTCGAGGTCGACGAGACCGAGGTGACCGACGACGAGGTCACCGAGCAGCTCGACCAGCTGCGCGCCCGGTTCGGCACCCTGGCCGGTGTCGAGCGCCCCGCGGCCACCGGCGACTACGTCCAGATCGACCTGTCGGCCGCGGTCGACGGCACCGAGATCGAGGAGGCCGCCACCACCGGGTTCTCCTACGAGGTCGGCCAGGGCGGTCTCGTCGACGGCATCGACGAGGCGCTGAAGGGCATGTCGGCCGGCGAGGAGAAGACCTTCACCTCGAAGCTGGTCGCCGGCGAGCACGCCGACCGCGACGCCGACATCACCGTCAAGGTGACGACGGTCAAGGAGCGCCACCTGCCCGAGGCGGACGACGAGTTCGCCCAGCTGGCGTCGGAGTTCGACACGCTCGACGAGCTGACCGCCGACCTGCGCGAGCGGCTCGGCCGGTCGAAGCGGATGGAGCAGGCCGGGCAGGCCCGTGACCGGCTGCTCGACCGGCTGGTCGAGGGCGCCCGGGTCGGCGACGACACCGTGCCGGTGCCGGAGTCGATCGTCCAGGCCGAGGTCGACAACCGCCTGCACGACGCCGTGCACGCCTTCGACCACGACGAGGAGCGCTTCGCGGAGTTCCTGTCCACCCAGGACAAGACCCGCGAGCAGTTCGACGCCGAGTCGCGGGAGGAGGCCGAGAAGGCCGTCCGCTACCGCCTCGTCCTCGACGCGCTGGCGGACTCCGAGGAGGTCTCGGTCAACGACCAGGAGATCACCGAGCGGATCCTCTACCAGGCCCAGCAGTACGGCATGGCGCCCGAGCAGTTCGTCCAGCAGATCCAGCAGGCCGGCCAGATCGGCGCGATCTACCAGGACGTCCGCCGCTCCAAGGCGCTGATCACCGCCGTGCGCTCGGCGTCGGTCACCACCCCGGACGGCACCGCGGTGGACCTGTCCGACCTGCTCGGTGACGACGACGCGCAGGCCCCGGCCGACAGCGACGACACCGCCGACGACACCGCCGCCCCGGCGGCCGACGAGTCGGCGGAGAAGGCCGAAGCCAAGGCCTGA
- a CDS encoding CsbD family protein — MGLGDKIDNKAEELGGRAKEAAGRATDDRELQAEGKKDQATGNLKQAGEKLKDTFKSSRD; from the coding sequence ATGGGTCTCGGAGACAAGATCGACAACAAGGCCGAGGAACTCGGCGGCAGGGCCAAGGAGGCCGCCGGCCGGGCGACCGACGACCGGGAGCTGCAGGCCGAGGGCAAGAAGGACCAGGCCACCGGCAACCTGAAGCAGGCCGGCGAGAAGCTGAAGGACACCTTCAAGAGCTCGCGCGACTGA
- a CDS encoding RNA polymerase sigma factor, with product MQATHRTPPEGPPPAAPGARRPDDAGRPGAAGPVPLPARRSPAGEAELVARAQDGDVHAFAELAARHQDALFRVAVRVLGHRADAEDALQEALIDAWRRIGTFRGEAAFSTWMYRIVTNRCTALVRRARRTEPLPPEDALVAVSGSPERAAEVDAELTALSGALAELPEEQRTSWVLRELEGLGYAEISQITGATETAVRGRIHRARTALAERMRVWR from the coding sequence GTGCAGGCCACCCACCGGACGCCCCCCGAGGGGCCACCGCCCGCGGCACCCGGCGCCCGGCGCCCGGACGACGCGGGCCGCCCCGGTGCGGCCGGGCCGGTCCCGCTCCCCGCGCGCCGCTCGCCGGCCGGTGAGGCGGAGCTGGTGGCCAGGGCCCAGGACGGGGACGTCCACGCGTTCGCCGAGCTCGCCGCGCGGCACCAGGACGCGCTGTTCCGGGTCGCGGTCCGGGTGCTGGGCCACCGCGCCGACGCCGAGGACGCGCTGCAGGAGGCACTGATCGACGCCTGGCGCCGGATCGGCACCTTCCGCGGCGAGGCCGCCTTCTCCACCTGGATGTACCGCATCGTGACCAACCGCTGCACCGCGCTGGTGCGCCGGGCCCGGCGCACCGAGCCGCTCCCACCGGAGGACGCGCTGGTCGCCGTCTCCGGGTCACCGGAGCGGGCGGCGGAGGTCGACGCGGAGCTCACCGCGCTGTCCGGGGCGCTCGCCGAGCTGCCCGAGGAGCAGCGCACCTCCTGGGTGCTGCGCGAGCTGGAGGGCCTGGGCTACGCGGAGATCTCGCAGATCACCGGCGCGACCGAGACCGCGGTCCGCGGCCGGATCCACCGCGCGCGGACGGCGCTGGCGGAGAGGATGCGGGTATGGCGGTAG
- a CDS encoding Asp23/Gls24 family envelope stress response protein, which translates to MAVEQVEPLACGRDAADVWDHADAGTLDEHERSCPHCAVARADHDRLSGLVGRMAAEPLRPPPSLLEQVTDAVAAELRPHELLRIGPDAWLGRPAAEAALRHVVDSMGGVRARRCRVEQLRGDDPQVPPVQVRLTVTARFGVDLASVTARVRQMVVSAADGALGLPVSEVDILVEDVWEEPEVARR; encoded by the coding sequence ATGGCGGTAGAGCAGGTGGAGCCGCTGGCCTGCGGCCGGGACGCCGCCGACGTCTGGGACCACGCCGACGCCGGCACCCTCGACGAGCACGAACGCTCGTGCCCGCACTGCGCGGTGGCCCGCGCCGACCACGACCGGCTCAGCGGGCTCGTCGGCCGGATGGCGGCCGAGCCGCTGCGGCCGCCGCCGTCGCTGCTGGAGCAGGTGACCGACGCGGTCGCCGCCGAGCTGCGGCCGCACGAGCTGCTGCGGATCGGGCCGGACGCCTGGCTCGGCCGGCCGGCCGCCGAGGCGGCCCTGCGGCACGTCGTCGACTCGATGGGCGGGGTGCGCGCGCGGCGCTGCCGGGTCGAGCAGCTCCGCGGCGACGACCCGCAGGTGCCCCCGGTCCAGGTGCGGCTGACGGTCACGGCCCGGTTCGGCGTCGATCTCGCCTCGGTCACCGCGCGGGTCCGGCAGATGGTCGTCTCGGCCGCGGACGGCGCCCTCGGGCTCCCGGTGTCCGAGGTCGACATCCTGGTGGAGGACGTGTGGGAGGAGCCGGAGGTGGCACGACGATGA
- a CDS encoding Asp23/Gls24 family envelope stress response protein produces the protein MSTVRLRVSDLAAARVAARRARAVPGVVALLGDLQQTLLGLATDRLPRRPVPAELRAHGVVAVVHEREIEVRVTVRARFGTPLADLADRVRREVAEELAAVTGRPARVLVTVADIELPS, from the coding sequence ATGAGCACCGTCCGTCTCCGTGTCTCGGACCTGGCCGCGGCCCGGGTCGCCGCCCGCCGGGCCCGCGCGGTGCCCGGCGTGGTCGCGCTGCTCGGCGACCTGCAGCAGACGCTGCTCGGGCTGGCCACCGACCGGCTGCCCCGCCGCCCGGTACCCGCCGAGCTGCGGGCGCACGGCGTCGTCGCCGTCGTGCACGAGCGGGAGATCGAGGTCCGGGTGACCGTCCGGGCCCGGTTCGGGACCCCGCTCGCGGACCTGGCGGACCGGGTCCGGCGCGAGGTCGCCGAGGAGCTCGCCGCCGTGACCGGCCGCCCGGCCCGGGTGCTGGTGACGGTCGCCGACATCGAGCTGCCCAGCTGA
- a CDS encoding (2Fe-2S)-binding protein, whose product MRDRDVARVLADVGRIGPWFAVGPVPPGSTPVRWDALYGPARADGPDALSERIDGVAAALHTDRRIAASIAVQGLAARLVSMPFAAVACHGVLPLLRDLVRDPSAADPWAPLWPGVPAAVGTPDPGADPAGAADVLARELAAHLDPLYAAVGARVSVSERVLRGNAVSAIAGAARLVESARRPEDSARPGTVGPPRRSGQAGPSALPESPASSRSPMLLAALVGHPALRGPLPEGATGAVRRTGAAGSGWSFRRRSCCLYVRVPGGGLCGDCVLAP is encoded by the coding sequence GTGCGGGACCGGGATGTCGCGCGGGTGCTGGCCGACGTCGGGCGGATCGGGCCGTGGTTCGCGGTCGGCCCGGTGCCGCCCGGGAGCACGCCGGTCCGCTGGGACGCGCTGTACGGCCCGGCCCGGGCGGACGGTCCCGACGCGCTGTCCGAGCGGATCGACGGGGTGGCCGCGGCGCTGCACACCGACCGCCGGATCGCGGCGTCGATCGCGGTGCAGGGTCTCGCGGCCCGCCTGGTGTCGATGCCGTTCGCCGCGGTCGCGTGTCACGGCGTGCTGCCGCTGCTCCGTGACCTGGTGCGGGACCCGTCGGCCGCGGACCCCTGGGCCCCGCTGTGGCCGGGCGTGCCCGCCGCCGTCGGGACCCCGGACCCGGGAGCGGACCCGGCCGGTGCCGCCGACGTGCTCGCCCGCGAGCTCGCCGCCCACCTCGACCCGCTGTACGCGGCCGTCGGTGCGCGGGTGTCGGTGTCGGAGCGGGTGCTGCGGGGCAACGCGGTCTCGGCGATCGCCGGGGCGGCCCGGCTGGTCGAGTCGGCCCGGCGCCCGGAGGACTCCGCACGGCCCGGGACGGTCGGCCCACCGCGACGGTCGGGCCAGGCGGGACCGTCCGCGCTCCCCGAGTCCCCGGCATCGTCGCGATCGCCGATGCTGCTGGCGGCGCTCGTCGGGCACCCCGCGCTGCGCGGGCCGCTCCCGGAGGGGGCGACGGGTGCGGTGCGTCGGACCGGCGCCGCGGGCTCCGGCTGGTCCTTCCGCCGCCGGTCGTGCTGCCTTTACGTGCGGGTGCCCGGCGGGGGGCTGTGCGGCGACTGTGTTCTCGCCCCGTGA
- the gltB gene encoding glutamate synthase large subunit has translation MRRPSPGGLYAADHEHDACGVAMLADVTGKRDHAIVQKAIEALLRLEHRGARGAEHNTGDGAGILIQVPDEFYREVTDFELPAPGAYAVGIAMLPQDPAAAERAVEAVTELAAEENLTVLGWRDLPTDPDAADLGPTALAAMPIFRQLFVGGAELATGADAPAGIDLERRAFCLRKRIEHGYDTYFASLSPRTIIYKGMLAEPQVAAFYPDLTDPRVVSALAIVHSRFSTNTFPSWPLAHPFRYVAHNGEINTMRGNRNWMAAREAMLESAKLPGDLQRLTPVITPDASDSATFDEVLELLHLSGRSLPHAVLMMIPEAWEHNTEMDPARRAFYEYHSTLMEPWDGPALVAFTDGTQIGAVLDRNGLRPARYWVTEDGLVVLASEVGVLDVEPDKIVRKGRLEPGRMFLIDTERGAIVDDDEIKGELAQGNPYTEWLHAGLIRLEELPDRHRETPTHQALTLRQQASGYTEEELNVVLRPMAVTGAEPIGSMGNDAPLAAVAERPRQLYDYFIQLFAQVTNPPLDAIREELVTSLFSQLGPEQNLLDATPAHCRTIVVPFPVLTNDDLAKIIGINDDREYPGFASHVVQGTFLARDGGKGLLSRLAEIKQEVSRAIEGGARLIVLSQRGVDAEHAQIPSLLLTGAVHHHLVRERSRTRVGLVVESADARETHHIALLLGYGASAVNPYLAMATVEDLAERGDVPGVDGRTAAKNLVKALGKGVRKTMSKMGVSTVASYTGAQIFEAVGLGPDVVDSCFTGTTSRIGGVGFDVLAEEVLAHHRRAYPSDDVRASHRALAVGGEYQWRREGELHLFNPQTVFKLQHSTRSGQYDVFKQYTKAVDDQARKLMTLRGLFGFREGLRAPVAIDEVESVESIMTRFATGAISYGSISQEMHETLAIAMNRIGGRSNTGEGGEDPDRFTTDPNGDSRRSAVKQAASGRFGVTSEYLVNADDIQIKIAQGAKPGEGGQLPGSKVYPWIASTRYSTPGVGLISPPPHHDIYSIEDIKQLIHDLKNANPDARIHVKLVSQVGVGTVAAGVSKAHSDVVLISGHDGGTGASPLSSIKHAGGPWELGLAETQQTLMANGLRDRITVQADGQLKTGRDVVIAALLGAEEYGFATAPLVVSGCIMMRVCHLDTCPVGVATQNPELRKKFDGKAEYVVNFMRFVAEEVREYLAQLGFRSLDEAIGRADVLDVDSAAQHWKSRHLDLSPIFEVVGGGDTTSPRKRTRGQDHGLDKALDNTMIQLAEGALRHGDQVTLDLPVRNVNRTVGTMLGSQLTRAHGGKGLPDDTIDVTLTGAAGQSFGAFVPKGITLRLVGDTNDYFGKGLSGGRLTLRPDPSAPFAAADNVIAGNVIGYGATSGEMYISGVVGERFCVRNSGAVAVVEGVGDHGCEYMTGGQVVVLGRTGRNFAAGMSGGVAYVLDLNRNRVNPEMVDIDPLGEEDRAVLRERIERHHAETGSAVAHALLLDWESALERFGKVMPKDYKRVLLATENAQREGRDVNQAIMEASHG, from the coding sequence ATGCGTCGCCCCTCGCCCGGTGGTTTGTACGCCGCCGATCACGAGCACGACGCCTGCGGTGTGGCCATGTTGGCCGACGTCACCGGCAAGCGCGACCACGCCATCGTGCAGAAGGCCATCGAGGCCCTGCTGCGACTGGAGCACCGTGGTGCGCGCGGCGCCGAGCACAACACCGGTGACGGCGCCGGGATCCTCATCCAGGTCCCCGACGAGTTCTACCGCGAGGTCACCGACTTCGAGCTGCCCGCACCCGGCGCGTACGCCGTCGGGATCGCGATGCTGCCGCAGGACCCCGCGGCCGCCGAGCGCGCCGTCGAGGCCGTCACCGAGCTCGCCGCCGAGGAGAACCTCACGGTGCTCGGCTGGCGCGACCTGCCGACGGACCCGGACGCCGCGGACCTCGGCCCGACCGCGCTCGCCGCGATGCCGATCTTCCGGCAGCTGTTCGTCGGCGGTGCGGAGCTGGCCACCGGCGCCGACGCCCCGGCCGGGATCGACCTGGAGCGCCGGGCGTTCTGCCTGCGCAAGCGGATCGAGCACGGGTACGACACCTACTTCGCGTCGCTCTCCCCGCGCACCATCATCTACAAGGGCATGCTGGCCGAGCCCCAGGTCGCCGCGTTCTACCCGGACCTGACCGACCCCCGGGTCGTCTCGGCGCTGGCCATCGTGCACTCGCGGTTCTCGACCAACACCTTCCCGTCCTGGCCGCTGGCCCACCCGTTCCGCTACGTCGCGCACAACGGCGAGATCAACACGATGCGCGGGAACCGGAACTGGATGGCCGCCCGCGAGGCGATGCTGGAGTCCGCGAAGCTGCCGGGCGACCTGCAGCGCCTGACCCCGGTCATCACCCCGGACGCGTCGGACTCGGCGACCTTCGACGAGGTCCTGGAGCTGCTGCACCTGAGCGGCCGCAGCCTGCCGCACGCGGTGCTGATGATGATCCCGGAGGCCTGGGAGCACAACACCGAGATGGACCCCGCCCGGCGGGCGTTCTACGAGTACCACTCCACGCTGATGGAGCCGTGGGACGGGCCGGCGCTGGTCGCCTTCACCGACGGCACCCAGATCGGCGCCGTGCTCGACCGCAACGGCCTGCGCCCGGCCCGCTACTGGGTCACCGAGGACGGGCTGGTCGTGCTCGCCTCCGAGGTCGGCGTGCTCGACGTCGAGCCGGACAAGATCGTCCGCAAGGGCCGGCTCGAGCCGGGCCGCATGTTCCTCATCGACACCGAGCGCGGCGCGATCGTCGACGACGACGAGATCAAGGGCGAGCTTGCGCAGGGCAACCCGTACACCGAGTGGCTGCACGCCGGCCTGATCCGGCTCGAGGAGCTGCCCGACCGGCACCGCGAGACCCCGACCCACCAGGCGCTCACGCTGCGCCAGCAGGCGTCCGGGTACACCGAGGAGGAGCTCAACGTCGTGCTCCGCCCGATGGCGGTCACCGGCGCCGAGCCGATCGGCTCGATGGGCAACGACGCACCGCTGGCCGCGGTGGCCGAGCGCCCGCGGCAGCTCTACGACTACTTCATCCAGCTGTTCGCGCAGGTCACGAACCCGCCGCTGGACGCGATCCGCGAGGAGCTCGTCACCTCGCTGTTCAGCCAGCTGGGCCCGGAGCAGAACCTGCTCGACGCGACCCCGGCGCACTGCCGGACGATCGTCGTGCCGTTCCCGGTGCTGACCAACGACGATCTCGCGAAGATCATCGGAATCAACGACGACCGGGAGTACCCGGGCTTCGCCTCGCACGTCGTGCAGGGCACGTTCCTCGCGCGCGACGGCGGCAAGGGACTGCTGTCCCGGCTCGCCGAGATCAAGCAGGAGGTGTCGCGCGCGATCGAGGGCGGCGCCCGGCTGATCGTGCTGTCCCAGCGGGGCGTCGACGCCGAGCACGCCCAGATCCCGTCCCTGCTCCTCACCGGTGCGGTGCATCACCACCTGGTGCGCGAGCGGTCCCGGACCCGGGTCGGGCTGGTCGTGGAGTCGGCGGACGCCCGCGAGACCCACCACATCGCGCTGCTGCTCGGCTACGGCGCCTCCGCGGTGAACCCGTACCTGGCGATGGCCACCGTCGAGGACCTCGCCGAGCGCGGCGACGTCCCCGGAGTCGACGGCCGGACCGCGGCGAAGAACCTGGTCAAGGCGCTCGGCAAGGGCGTCCGCAAGACCATGTCCAAGATGGGCGTCTCGACGGTCGCGTCCTACACCGGCGCGCAGATCTTCGAGGCCGTCGGCCTGGGCCCCGACGTCGTCGACTCCTGCTTCACCGGCACCACCTCCCGGATCGGCGGCGTCGGGTTCGACGTCCTCGCCGAGGAGGTCCTCGCCCACCACCGGCGGGCCTACCCCTCCGACGACGTCCGTGCCTCGCACCGGGCGCTCGCGGTCGGCGGCGAGTACCAGTGGCGCCGCGAGGGCGAGCTGCACCTGTTCAACCCGCAGACCGTCTTCAAGCTGCAGCACTCGACCCGCTCCGGGCAGTACGACGTCTTCAAGCAGTACACGAAGGCCGTCGACGACCAGGCCCGCAAGCTGATGACGCTGCGCGGACTGTTCGGGTTCCGGGAGGGGCTGCGCGCCCCGGTGGCGATCGACGAGGTCGAGTCGGTCGAGTCGATCATGACCCGGTTCGCCACCGGCGCGATCTCCTACGGCTCCATCTCCCAGGAGATGCACGAGACCCTGGCGATCGCCATGAACCGGATCGGCGGCCGGTCCAACACCGGTGAGGGCGGCGAGGACCCGGACCGCTTCACCACCGACCCGAACGGCGACTCCCGGCGCAGCGCGGTCAAGCAGGCCGCGTCCGGCCGGTTCGGCGTGACGTCGGAGTACCTGGTCAACGCCGACGACATCCAGATCAAGATCGCCCAGGGCGCCAAGCCCGGCGAGGGCGGCCAGCTGCCGGGCAGCAAGGTCTACCCGTGGATCGCCTCGACCCGGTACTCGACGCCGGGCGTCGGCCTCATCTCGCCGCCGCCGCACCACGACATCTACTCCATCGAGGACATCAAGCAGCTCATCCACGACCTGAAGAACGCCAACCCGGACGCCCGCATCCACGTGAAGCTGGTGTCCCAGGTCGGCGTCGGGACCGTGGCGGCCGGCGTCTCCAAGGCGCACTCCGACGTCGTGCTCATCTCCGGGCACGACGGCGGCACCGGTGCCTCCCCGCTGTCGTCGATCAAGCACGCGGGTGGCCCCTGGGAGCTCGGCCTGGCCGAGACCCAGCAGACGCTGATGGCCAACGGCCTGCGCGACCGGATCACGGTGCAGGCCGACGGCCAGCTCAAGACCGGTCGTGACGTCGTCATCGCGGCGCTGCTGGGCGCCGAGGAGTACGGCTTCGCGACCGCTCCGCTGGTCGTGTCCGGCTGCATCATGATGCGGGTCTGTCACCTCGACACCTGCCCGGTGGGCGTGGCGACGCAGAACCCGGAGCTGCGCAAGAAGTTCGACGGCAAGGCCGAGTACGTCGTCAACTTCATGCGGTTCGTCGCGGAGGAGGTGCGGGAGTACCTGGCGCAGCTGGGCTTCCGCTCGCTCGACGAGGCGATCGGCCGGGCCGACGTGCTCGACGTCGACTCCGCCGCCCAGCACTGGAAGTCCAGGCACCTCGACCTGAGCCCGATCTTCGAGGTCGTCGGCGGCGGGGACACCACCAGCCCGCGCAAGCGGACCCGCGGCCAGGACCACGGCCTGGACAAGGCGCTGGACAACACCATGATCCAGCTCGCCGAGGGCGCACTGCGCCACGGCGACCAGGTCACCCTGGACCTGCCGGTCCGCAACGTGAACCGCACCGTCGGCACCATGCTCGGCTCCCAGCTGACCAGGGCGCACGGCGGCAAGGGCCTGCCCGACGACACGATCGACGTCACGCTCACCGGCGCGGCCGGCCAGAGCTTCGGTGCGTTCGTGCCGAAGGGCATTACGCTGCGGCTCGTCGGCGACACCAACGACTACTTCGGCAAGGGCCTCTCCGGTGGCCGGCTCACCCTGCGGCCGGACCCGTCGGCGCCGTTCGCGGCCGCGGACAACGTCATCGCCGGCAACGTGATCGGCTACGGCGCGACCTCGGGCGAGATGTACATCAGCGGTGTCGTCGGCGAGCGGTTCTGCGTCCGGAACTCCGGTGCGGTCGCCGTCGTCGAGGGCGTCGGGGACCACGGCTGCGAGTACATGACCGGCGGTCAGGTGGTCGTGCTCGGCCGGACCGGGCGCAACTTCGCGGCGGGCATGTCCGGCGGCGTCGCCTACGTGCTGGACCTGAACCGCAACCGGGTCAACCCGGAGATGGTCGACATCGACCCGCTCGGCGAGGAGGACCGTGCGGTCCTGCGGGAGCGGATCGAACGGCACCACGCCGAGACCGGCTCCGCGGTCGCGCACGCCCTGTTGCTGGACTGGGAGTCCGCGCTGGAGCGCTTCGGCAAGGTCATGCCCAAGGACTACAAGCGCGTGCTGCTGGCGACGGAGAACGCCCAGCGCGAGGGGCGCGACGTCAACCAGGCGATCATGGAGGCCTCCCATGGCTGA